A genomic segment from Tessaracoccus defluvii encodes:
- a CDS encoding carbohydrate ABC transporter permease: MFADNSFRRRWWLYLLLTIALLVVVTPFVWMALGSFKSSAELRRVPPTWLPESPTLDNFVQLFSRLSFGTYFANSTIVAVTVTAGNLLFCSAVGYALAMLNFRGKKVIFALILATLMIPGVVTFVPLFVLVANMGLANTLPGLILPFLVGPFGVFLMRQFISGLPKDLVEAGRIDGAGELKIFFRIILPLLGPAMATLGILTFLGSWNNFLWPLVVAQTNDSYTLPVALALYSTGQNQTEYGLLMAGATIVVLPVLVVFLLFQKRFIEGIATTGIK; encoded by the coding sequence ATGTTCGCAGACAACAGCTTCCGCCGCCGCTGGTGGCTCTACCTGCTGCTCACCATCGCCCTGCTGGTCGTCGTCACCCCGTTCGTGTGGATGGCGCTGGGCTCCTTCAAGAGCAGCGCCGAACTGCGGCGCGTGCCGCCCACCTGGTTGCCGGAGTCCCCGACGCTGGACAACTTCGTCCAGCTGTTCTCACGACTGTCCTTCGGCACCTACTTCGCCAACTCGACCATCGTCGCCGTCACCGTGACCGCAGGCAATCTGCTCTTCTGCTCGGCCGTCGGCTACGCGTTGGCGATGCTCAACTTCCGCGGCAAGAAGGTCATCTTCGCCCTCATCCTGGCCACCCTGATGATCCCCGGCGTCGTCACCTTCGTCCCGCTCTTCGTGCTGGTCGCCAACATGGGCCTGGCCAACACGCTGCCGGGGCTGATCCTGCCGTTCCTGGTGGGGCCCTTCGGCGTGTTCCTCATGCGGCAGTTCATCAGCGGCCTGCCCAAGGATCTGGTCGAGGCCGGGCGCATCGACGGCGCGGGCGAGCTGAAGATCTTCTTCCGCATCATCCTCCCGCTGCTGGGGCCGGCGATGGCCACCCTCGGGATCCTGACCTTCCTCGGCAGTTGGAACAACTTCCTGTGGCCGCTCGTCGTGGCCCAGACGAACGACTCCTACACGCTCCCCGTGGCTCTCGCGCTGTACTCCACGGGGCAGAACCAGACCGAGTACGGCCTCCTCATGGCGGGCGCCACCATCGTCGTGCTGCCCGTCCTCGTCGTCTTCCTTCTCTTCCAGAAGCGCTTCATCGAAGGAATCGCCACCACCGGGATCAAGTAA
- a CDS encoding carbohydrate ABC transporter permease, with translation MTAPTALAPQRGSAGRSSGRGRSGGARLEERAGWLLTLPFLLLFLVFTAWPVIQSVFFAFTDIRNKDLRTPFAVDFVWFDQFVKAFGDPMFQQAAFNTAYFVVVGVPLTILVALAAALALNNGISRLRAVFRLGFYTPVITSIVAVAVVWRFLLHPDSGLVNTVLGWVGIDGPNWLGSTTWAMPSLIAMAVWRNFGTGMIIFLAGLQSVPTQLLEASAIDGANAWQRFRFVVLPILRPTMLFVTVTTTIGYLQFFEEPFVMTKGGPLNTTVSASMFTYQQFSFGNYGYAAALSYLIFLVIAIVTALQFRFLSGKED, from the coding sequence ATGACGGCCCCGACTGCGCTCGCCCCGCAGCGGGGTTCGGCCGGCCGCTCCTCCGGCCGGGGCCGCTCCGGCGGCGCCCGGCTCGAGGAGCGGGCGGGATGGCTGCTCACGCTGCCGTTCCTGCTCCTGTTTCTGGTGTTCACCGCCTGGCCGGTGATCCAGTCGGTGTTCTTCGCGTTCACCGACATCCGTAACAAGGACCTCCGCACCCCGTTCGCGGTCGACTTCGTCTGGTTCGACCAGTTCGTCAAGGCGTTCGGCGACCCGATGTTCCAGCAGGCGGCCTTCAACACGGCCTACTTCGTCGTGGTTGGTGTCCCGCTGACCATCCTCGTGGCCCTGGCCGCCGCCCTCGCACTGAACAACGGGATCTCGCGGCTGCGAGCCGTGTTCCGGCTCGGCTTCTACACGCCGGTGATCACGTCGATCGTCGCCGTCGCCGTCGTCTGGCGGTTCCTGCTGCACCCCGACTCCGGCCTCGTCAACACCGTCCTCGGCTGGGTCGGCATCGACGGGCCGAACTGGCTCGGGTCGACGACGTGGGCCATGCCCTCGCTCATCGCCATGGCCGTCTGGCGCAACTTCGGCACCGGGATGATCATCTTCCTCGCCGGGCTGCAGTCGGTGCCGACCCAGCTGCTGGAGGCCTCCGCGATCGACGGCGCCAACGCCTGGCAGCGCTTCCGGTTCGTGGTGCTTCCGATCCTGCGGCCCACGATGCTGTTCGTCACGGTGACGACCACCATCGGCTACCTGCAGTTCTTCGAGGAACCGTTCGTGATGACGAAGGGCGGCCCGCTGAACACGACCGTCTCGGCATCGATGTTCACGTATCAGCAGTTCAGTTTCGGCAACTACGGCTACGCGGCGGCGCTCAGCTACCTGATCTTCCTCGTCATCGCGATCGTCACAGCGCTGCAGTTCCGCTTCCTGTCCGGCAAGGAGGACTGA
- a CDS encoding extracellular solute-binding protein: MRLGIKLIALAAGTALALSGCGRDTGTTPGDTQSTTGKAVDTANATGTLEVWAMGAEGEKLPELVKEFTAANPGITVNVTPVPWDSAHDKFVNSITAGTTPDVAMVGTTWMGEFAGMDALDPTPGSIDSSVFFPGAQDTTVVDGTSYGVPWYVETRMVYYRTDIAEAAGVTDVPTDQEGFKAMAASMKGQDGVSWGISLQPGRTGSWQTVVPLAWSAGAEIADDKGYTFDTPEMAAAVDYYGSYFTDEIANPNPPEGQTEADFVAGTVPMFISGPWMMSLVEDLAAEEGDDAFADKYDVAPIPTANGAESASFIGGSNLAVFKNTKSRDAAWTLVEWLSQPETQVKWYALTSDLPSVSSAWDDDSLKQDEKLAKFGVALETAKVPRRSRASSRSSRPSTTRSRRWRRRVAPAPRP; this comes from the coding sequence ATGCGACTCGGCATCAAGTTGATCGCTCTGGCGGCCGGGACCGCGCTCGCCCTGAGTGGATGTGGCCGCGACACGGGCACCACCCCGGGCGACACGCAGTCCACGACGGGCAAGGCCGTCGATACCGCCAATGCGACGGGCACGCTCGAGGTGTGGGCGATGGGCGCCGAAGGCGAGAAGCTGCCGGAGCTCGTCAAGGAGTTCACGGCGGCCAACCCCGGCATCACCGTCAATGTCACCCCCGTCCCCTGGGACTCGGCACACGACAAGTTCGTCAACTCCATCACCGCCGGCACCACGCCGGACGTGGCGATGGTCGGCACGACCTGGATGGGTGAGTTCGCCGGCATGGATGCCCTCGACCCCACGCCGGGCTCGATCGACTCCAGCGTCTTCTTCCCCGGCGCCCAGGACACCACCGTCGTCGACGGCACGTCGTACGGGGTCCCCTGGTACGTGGAGACCCGCATGGTCTACTACCGCACCGACATCGCTGAGGCGGCGGGCGTCACCGACGTCCCCACCGACCAGGAGGGCTTCAAGGCGATGGCCGCCTCCATGAAGGGACAGGACGGCGTGAGCTGGGGCATCAGCCTCCAGCCGGGCCGCACCGGGTCCTGGCAGACGGTCGTTCCGCTCGCCTGGTCCGCTGGCGCCGAGATCGCCGACGACAAGGGCTACACGTTCGACACCCCGGAGATGGCAGCCGCCGTCGACTACTACGGCTCGTACTTCACCGACGAGATCGCCAACCCGAACCCGCCGGAGGGTCAGACCGAGGCCGACTTCGTCGCCGGCACCGTTCCGATGTTCATCTCCGGTCCGTGGATGATGAGCCTAGTCGAGGATCTCGCGGCCGAGGAAGGCGATGACGCATTCGCCGACAAGTACGACGTCGCGCCGATCCCCACTGCCAACGGCGCCGAGTCCGCTTCGTTCATCGGAGGCTCCAACCTGGCGGTCTTCAAGAACACCAAGAGCCGTGACGCGGCCTGGACGCTGGTCGAGTGGCTCTCGCAGCCCGAGACCCAGGTCAAGTGGTACGCGCTGACGAGCGATCTTCCGTCCGTCTCGTCCGCCTGGGACGACGACTCGCTGAAGCAGGACGAGAAGCTGGCGAAGTTCGGCGTCGCCCTCGAGACGGCGAAGGTCCCCCGACGTTCCCGAGCTTCGAGCAGGTCATCGCGGCCTTCGACAACGAGATCGAGAAGGTGGCGAAGGAGGGTCGCGCCGGCGCCGAGGCCATGA
- a CDS encoding LacI family DNA-binding transcriptional regulator has protein sequence MPQAQHKRHTIYEVAAAAGVSIATVSRVISRPEVVAASTRTRVLAAIDALNYVPDGAARSLAARQNEAVAVALPELNGPYYAELLSGFESAASEIGASIVLTLTRGKPSVDAELRRLAGRVDALAIHSGTGVSAATLESLHRKVPVVVVAGPRHPHITTLSTENVESASRLTGHLIDTHQRRQLLFVGDPTAADDIAGRYLGFRAAHASRGLTAPEPLRCEAVEAEGRRVAAFLAAGELTADGLVCANDELALALVHELSRSGLDVPGRISVTGWDDMMAARYLTPGLSTVRQPVRDLGELVVNHISHLLGHREEPVAPRRLATSVILRQSCGCS, from the coding sequence ATGCCCCAGGCACAGCACAAGCGGCACACGATCTACGAGGTCGCGGCGGCCGCGGGCGTGTCCATCGCGACCGTCTCCCGCGTGATCAGCAGGCCCGAGGTCGTGGCCGCATCGACCCGCACCCGGGTGCTCGCCGCCATCGACGCCCTCAACTACGTCCCGGACGGAGCGGCCAGATCGCTGGCCGCCCGCCAGAACGAGGCGGTCGCCGTCGCCCTTCCCGAGCTGAACGGCCCCTACTACGCCGAACTCCTCAGCGGCTTCGAGTCCGCCGCCTCCGAGATCGGCGCCAGCATCGTGCTGACCCTGACCCGGGGCAAGCCCTCCGTGGACGCGGAACTGCGACGCCTGGCGGGGCGGGTCGACGCCCTCGCCATCCACAGCGGGACCGGGGTCAGCGCCGCCACACTGGAGTCACTGCACCGCAAGGTGCCGGTCGTGGTGGTCGCCGGCCCGCGCCACCCCCACATCACGACCCTGTCCACCGAGAACGTGGAGAGCGCCAGCAGGCTGACGGGCCACCTGATCGACACGCATCAGCGCAGGCAGCTGCTGTTCGTGGGAGACCCGACGGCGGCCGACGACATCGCCGGCCGCTACCTGGGCTTCCGCGCGGCGCACGCCAGCCGCGGCCTCACCGCACCGGAGCCGCTGCGCTGCGAAGCGGTCGAGGCCGAGGGCCGACGGGTGGCCGCGTTCCTGGCCGCGGGCGAACTCACGGCGGACGGGCTGGTCTGCGCCAATGACGAGCTGGCGCTGGCGCTGGTCCACGAGCTCAGCCGGTCCGGGCTCGACGTGCCGGGTCGGATCTCGGTGACAGGCTGGGACGACATGATGGCGGCCCGATATCTGACACCGGGACTCAGCACCGTCCGACAGCCCGTGCGCGACCTGGGCGAGCTGGTCGTCAACCACATCTCCCACCTCCTGGGACACCGGGAGGAACCCGTCGCTCCGCGCCGCCTTGCCACCTCCGTGATCCTGCGGCAGTCCTGCGGCTGCTCCTGA